One window of the Pieris brassicae chromosome 4, ilPieBrab1.1, whole genome shotgun sequence genome contains the following:
- the LOC123708315 gene encoding transmembrane protease serine 9-like, with product MVIKMWRLCFVLYLFINSGRCFSKEAFRFNHDASLYGRQAEKHLPPCRDCSCGERNEELRVVGGTGSSVNAFPWIARLIYHQSFGCGASLINDRYVVSAAHCVKGFMWFMFRVKFGEHNRCESKAMPEMRYIVKIIAHNFTLTELTNDITLLRLNKPVDYSYAIRPVCIPPMESKTKTYAGEMATVAGWGAMGETGNWSCSLLEAQIPVLSEQECWSTSYNKSKIRDVMLCAGFPATAHKDACTGDSGGPLIAENHEHTYDLIGIVSWGYGCARKGFPGIYTRVTKFLDWIRDNTADACYFKMWTVNVVFLWFACVCVLGGEIESPNEAITSKSEQDITESTFDDETNKICNCRCGERNEASRIVGGVESAVNEFPWVARLTYFKKFYCGGMLINDRYVMTAAHCVKGLMWFMIKVTLGEHNRCNETHRPITRFVVNVVAHNFTYVDFRNDLALLKLNDKVEITDTVKPVCLPHNDDNEYIGVKAIAAGWGSIGEQKNHSCHLLEVELPVISNQECRDTKYETAMIADNMLCAGYPAEGNRDTCQGDSGGPLSAERMDKRYELLGIVSWGIGCGRRGYPGVYTRVTKYLYWIKHHSRQGCFCKD from the exons ATGGTGATAAAAATGTGGagattgtgttttgttttatatctatttattaatagcgGAAGATGTTTTAGTAAG gAAGCATTCCGATTCAACCACGATGCAAGTTTATATGGCCGTCAAGCTGAGAAGCATCTACCGCCCTGTAGAGATTGCA gTTGTGGTGAAAGAAACGAAGAACTTCGTGTGGTCGGTGGTACCGGAAGCAGCGTGAATGCCTTCCCCTGGATAGCTAGATTGATATACCATCAGTCGTTTGGATGTGGGGCATCTCTTATCAATGATAGATATGTGGTATCTGCCGCCCATTGTGTCAAAGG GTTTATGTGGTTCATGTTCCGTGTGAAATTCGGCGAGCATAATCGATGTGAAAGCAAGGCGATGCCGGAAATGCGTTATATTGTGAAGATAATTGCCCATAACTTCACCCTGACCGAGCTTACGAATGACATCACATTACTGCGTCTGAACAAACCTGTTGATTACTCGTATGCTATTCGACCTGTCTGCATACCGCCTATGGAGA gtaaaacaaaaacatatgcCGGAGAAATGGCAACGGTAGCTGGATGGGGTGCGATGGGTGAAACAGGGAACTGGTCTTGTTCTCTCTTGGAAGCACAGATACCAGTGCTCAGTGAACAAGAATGTTGGAGCAccagttataataaatcaaagatTAGAGACGTGATGCTCTGCGCTGGATTTCCTGCCACCGCCCATAAGGACGCCTGCACT GGTGACAGCGGTGGGCCACTAATAGCAGAAAACCATGAACACACATATGATTTAATTG GTATCGTATCCTGGGGTTACGGGTGTGCCAGAAAGGGATTTCCTGGCATCTACACAAGAGTGACCAAGTTCTTGGATTGGATTAGGGATAACACTGCCGATGCTTGTTACT ttaaaatgtgGACAGTCAATGTTGTGTTTTTATGGTTTGCCTGTGTTTGTGTTCtg GGAGGAGAAATAGAGTCACCAAATGAAGCTATCACATCTAAATCGGAACAGGACATAACGGAATCTACGTTTGATGATGagactaataaaatttgtaactgTC GTTGTGGAGAACGTAACGAAGCATCGCGTATAGTTGGAGGAGTGGAGTCAGCGGTAAACGAGTTTCCATGGGTTGCGCGATTGACTTACTTTAAAAAGTTCTATTGTGGAGGCATGCTCATTAATGACAGATATGTGATGACAGCTGCACATTGCGTGAAAGG tttgatGTGGTTCATGATAAAGGTGACTCTGGGGGAACATAACCGATGCAATGAAACTCATAGACCAATCACTAGATTTGTTGTCAACGTCGTGGCACATAACTTCACCTATGTTGACTTTAGGAATGACTTAGCTCTGCTGAAGCTAAACGATAAGGTGGAAATTACGGACACAGTCAAACCAGTGTGCTTACCACATAATGATG ATAACGAATACATAGGAGTCAAAGCAATAGCTGCAGGTTGGGGATCGATCGGCGAACAAAAAAATCACTCCTGCCACCTATTAGAAGTGGAATTACCAGTTATAAGTAACCAGGAGTGTAGAGATACGAAATATGAAACCGCTATGATTGCTGATAATATGCTGTGTGCTGGATATCCAGCGGAAGGGAATAGGGATACTTGCCAG GGTGATAGTGGCGGCCCATTGTCAGCGGAGAGAATGGATAAACGATACGAATTATTAG GCATCGTCTCCTGGGGTATTGGATGCGGTAGACGTGGTTATCCCGGAGTGTACACCAGAGTGACAAAGTACTTGTATTGGATTAAGCATCACTCACGCCAGGGCTGCTTCTGCAAAGACTAA